One window of Hydrogenobacter sp. genomic DNA carries:
- a CDS encoding endonuclease MutS2, translating into MRDKDLERLEFFKVLEKIKEFTSSKATKRFIDGLKPIRDAEHLKKEINVTADFMKIQEDVPIYPFDDVEELIKKASIKDAVLSVDEILSLLKVIKLIREVRKVIGSYVSTYTHLQTIVKNLHLFSNLESLIESSLDLRGFVKDSASEELSTIRQKIRSVEKEVMKRLESLLSRPDASSLFSDKFVAFKNNRYVLPVKTAEAKKIIGIVHGTSSSGFTTYIEPHNVVELNNNLITLRGEEEDEVKRILRRLTSYIGEHAGRLHDAFAALVKVDFLKAVAKFSKLTDGKLINLGERIELKEVKHPLLVFLKEKVIPIDIVLSEKRGLLLTGPNTGGKTVALKTLGLCCLMFQCALPIPASSDSKLPIFENVFTDIGDEQSIQQNLSTFSAHISNIGEFLPLVNDRSLVLLDELGAGTDPMEGSALGIGLLEYLRLKGAYVFATTHHTPIKLYAINSDYYTPASVSFDMQTLDPLYTILYNTVGESMAFEIAKRYGIPYEVLKMAQKKLPEGSKEYMQAKESLENYVREYEEKLKQVESLKIQLEKIKKEQEKLLYELERQKEQGWEKVLKDALEYLDKLMKEGEELLKSAKERQKIREFIKE; encoded by the coding sequence ATGAGGGACAAAGACTTAGAGAGGTTAGAGTTCTTTAAGGTGTTGGAAAAGATAAAGGAGTTTACAAGCTCCAAAGCCACAAAGAGGTTTATAGATGGGCTAAAACCCATAAGGGATGCGGAACATTTAAAAAAAGAGATAAATGTCACCGCTGACTTTATGAAGATACAGGAAGATGTACCCATTTACCCCTTTGACGATGTGGAGGAGCTTATAAAAAAAGCTTCAATAAAGGATGCCGTATTAAGTGTAGATGAGATACTTTCCCTTCTGAAGGTTATAAAACTCATAAGGGAAGTTAGAAAAGTTATAGGCAGTTACGTAAGCACCTATACGCACCTTCAAACCATTGTAAAAAATCTTCATTTATTTTCTAACCTTGAAAGCTTAATAGAATCATCTTTAGATCTCAGGGGTTTTGTAAAAGATTCAGCAAGTGAAGAGCTAAGCACAATAAGGCAAAAGATAAGAAGCGTGGAAAAGGAAGTGATGAAAAGGCTTGAAAGTCTACTTTCAAGACCAGATGCTTCAAGTTTGTTCTCCGATAAATTTGTAGCCTTTAAAAACAATAGATACGTTCTTCCCGTTAAAACCGCAGAAGCTAAAAAGATAATAGGCATAGTTCACGGTACTTCATCTTCCGGCTTTACAACATACATAGAGCCACACAATGTGGTTGAACTCAACAACAACCTAATAACCTTAAGGGGGGAGGAAGAAGATGAAGTCAAAAGGATACTCAGGAGGCTGACTTCGTATATAGGTGAGCATGCAGGTAGGCTTCACGATGCCTTTGCGGCGCTTGTGAAGGTGGACTTTCTGAAAGCCGTAGCTAAGTTTTCTAAGCTTACTGATGGAAAATTGATAAACTTGGGAGAAAGGATAGAACTCAAGGAGGTGAAGCATCCGCTTTTAGTGTTTTTAAAAGAAAAAGTTATACCTATAGATATAGTTCTCTCGGAAAAAAGGGGACTGCTCCTGACAGGACCAAATACTGGTGGTAAGACTGTAGCTCTCAAAACTCTTGGACTTTGCTGTTTGATGTTTCAGTGTGCTCTTCCCATTCCCGCAAGTAGTGATAGCAAATTACCCATTTTTGAGAATGTATTTACTGACATAGGTGACGAGCAGAGTATACAGCAGAATCTTTCTACTTTTTCCGCTCATATATCCAACATAGGGGAGTTTCTACCGCTTGTCAACGACAGATCACTGGTCTTACTTGACGAACTTGGTGCAGGTACGGATCCGATGGAGGGTTCAGCCTTAGGAATAGGGCTTTTAGAGTACCTGCGTTTGAAAGGTGCGTATGTGTTTGCTACAACGCATCACACACCTATAAAGCTCTATGCGATCAACTCCGACTATTATACTCCAGCTAGTGTATCCTTTGACATGCAAACTTTAGATCCTCTTTACACAATACTGTACAACACGGTTGGTGAGAGTATGGCTTTTGAGATAGCAAAACGCTACGGAATACCTTATGAAGTTCTAAAGATGGCACAAAAGAAACTTCCAGAAGGCTCAAAGGAATATATGCAAGCAAAGGAAAGTTTGGAAAATTATGTAAGAGAATACGAAGAGAAACTGAAACAGGTGGAGAGTTTAAAGATCCAGTTAGAAAAGATAAAAAAGGAGCAAGAGAAACTCCTTTATGAGCTTGAAAGGCAAAAAGAGCAGGGATGGGAGAAAGTTCTTAAGGATGCCCTTGAATACCTGGATAAACTCATGAAAGAAGGCGAAGAGCTGTTAAAAAGTGCAAAGGAGAGACAAAAGATCAGAGAGTTTATAAAGGAA
- a CDS encoding DUF3108 domain-containing protein, which yields MAGRLKKAILFLILLPLLSLAEELTACYRAYFFFLPVAETCITYEDKGTDLYVSSTVKTINVGKLVKRVYNRGQAIIEKNPLSPINFKYYQEEGEFKRYQEYVFKNGKIYVKEIKYKKLSDEVERSEDKVYQYSNYVEPYTASLLLYRDSAIKSYGTILMFYDDKDYVLPYSVIKREYTETPAGIFNTRVVEVYPNINTKGLLKPKGKWYLWLDEETYIPVKMQLSFVIGSTEAILTKVEGDTQLLRRVLKK from the coding sequence TTGGCTGGAAGACTTAAAAAGGCTATACTCTTTCTGATCCTTTTACCTCTGTTGTCATTGGCTGAAGAGCTTACCGCATGCTACAGAGCTTATTTTTTCTTTTTACCGGTTGCTGAAACGTGCATAACTTATGAGGATAAAGGTACTGACCTATACGTATCAAGTACAGTAAAGACAATAAATGTGGGGAAGCTCGTAAAGAGAGTGTACAACAGAGGACAAGCTATAATAGAGAAAAATCCGCTAAGTCCTATAAATTTTAAATATTATCAAGAGGAAGGAGAGTTTAAAAGGTATCAGGAGTACGTATTCAAAAATGGAAAGATATACGTGAAGGAAATAAAGTACAAAAAGCTCAGCGATGAGGTTGAACGGAGTGAGGATAAAGTTTACCAGTATTCTAACTATGTAGAACCTTATACTGCGAGCCTTTTGCTCTACAGGGACTCCGCAATAAAAAGCTACGGAACCATCCTCATGTTTTATGACGACAAGGATTACGTACTTCCTTACTCTGTAATAAAGAGAGAGTATACGGAAACACCTGCAGGCATTTTCAATACGAGAGTTGTTGAAGTGTATCCTAACATAAACACGAAGGGACTTTTGAAGCCTAAAGGTAAGTGGTATCTATGGTTAGACGAGGAAACATACATACCTGTTAAGATGCAGTTGAGTTTTGTGATAGGTAGTACTGAGGCTATCCTAACCAAAGTGGAGGGAGATACGCAACTCCTCAGAAGAGTGTTAAAAAAATAA
- a CDS encoding tetratricopeptide repeat protein: MDRLEYFLELFKKSPNNPMVHYSLAIEYLKRKDYEKSAQHMETYLKMKEDEGAGYKLLAKCYEEMGQYEKAINTLEEGIQKALKHNHLSMAEEMRSWLEDLKRLYSF, encoded by the coding sequence ATGGACAGGCTTGAGTATTTTCTTGAGCTTTTCAAAAAAAGCCCGAACAATCCTATGGTACACTATTCTTTAGCCATTGAGTACCTAAAAAGGAAAGATTACGAAAAGTCAGCCCAACACATGGAAACTTATCTGAAGATGAAGGAGGATGAAGGTGCAGGTTACAAGCTACTTGCCAAATGTTACGAAGAGATGGGGCAGTACGAGAAAGCCATAAATACGCTTGAAGAAGGTATACAAAAGGCTTTAAAACATAACCATCTGTCCATGGCGGAGGAGATGAGATCTTGGCTGGAAGACTTAAAAAGGCTATACTCTTTCTGA
- a CDS encoding thioredoxin family protein: MLLSLEVRSQLKDILSKELEKEVKLKLFSQAIGCETCSVAEELLKEVSQVEPEKIELSIYSPVLDRDISQVYNIDRVPTIVIEGDKDYGIRYVGLPAGLEFSTLVQGIIQVSKRVPKLSEKTLDMLKTVDKPIEIMVFVTTSCGYCPSAAVTAMNFAIANDHIKAIIVDASENVDLAERFQVVGVPKIVINKGLVEFVGAQPENAFLGYIISAYEKLKREAVNGQA; the protein is encoded by the coding sequence ATGCTTTTGAGCCTTGAAGTGAGATCTCAGCTCAAAGACATACTTTCCAAGGAGCTTGAAAAGGAAGTAAAGCTTAAGCTATTTTCTCAGGCTATAGGCTGTGAGACATGTTCCGTAGCAGAGGAGCTTCTCAAAGAAGTATCACAGGTAGAGCCTGAAAAGATAGAACTCAGCATCTACTCACCTGTTTTAGATAGGGATATATCCCAAGTCTATAATATTGATCGTGTCCCCACCATAGTGATAGAAGGGGATAAAGATTACGGTATCAGGTATGTAGGGTTACCTGCAGGTCTTGAGTTTAGCACACTTGTGCAAGGTATAATCCAGGTATCTAAGAGGGTTCCTAAGCTTTCTGAGAAGACACTTGATATGCTCAAAACCGTGGATAAACCTATTGAAATTATGGTGTTTGTGACAACATCCTGCGGTTACTGTCCATCAGCCGCCGTTACCGCTATGAACTTTGCCATAGCAAATGACCACATAAAAGCTATTATTGTGGATGCAAGCGAAAATGTGGATCTCGCTGAGAGATTTCAGGTTGTCGGTGTGCCTAAGATAGTGATCAACAAAGGTTTGGTAGAGTTTGTAGGTGCACAGCCAGAAAATGCCTTTTTAGGATACATCATATCCGCATACGAAAAGTTGAAAAGGGAAGCAGTAAATGGACAGGCTTGA
- a CDS encoding lysophospholipid acyltransferase family protein — MPTDCPISLFSKVFLAPMCPVVKMVFRNLFRINVYGLKNLPKDSYIVASNHRSYLDPPVLNSVFPKHLTFIAKEELFKIPFLGPLLPHMGAIPIKRGSGDIQALELSLELLNRGCNLCVFPEGTRANPGEFLKPKLGVGLLAIKSQKPVVPIYIDGTDKVLPRGKKIPSIGHPISVYIGKPKRYDFLEDNLRGYREASNIIMEEIKRLSKHGQEEIKGYI, encoded by the coding sequence ATGCCCACTGATTGTCCTATAAGCCTGTTTTCAAAGGTATTTCTTGCACCCATGTGTCCGGTCGTGAAAATGGTTTTTAGAAATCTGTTTAGGATAAATGTTTACGGACTTAAAAATCTTCCCAAAGATAGCTATATAGTAGCATCCAACCACAGAAGCTATCTTGATCCACCAGTATTGAATTCCGTCTTCCCAAAACACCTTACCTTTATAGCTAAGGAAGAGCTTTTTAAGATACCCTTTTTGGGTCCTCTTTTGCCACACATGGGAGCTATACCCATAAAGAGAGGATCCGGAGATATACAAGCCCTTGAACTTTCCCTTGAGCTTCTAAATAGAGGGTGTAACCTTTGCGTATTTCCCGAAGGAACAAGAGCAAACCCAGGAGAGTTTTTAAAGCCTAAACTTGGGGTTGGACTGCTTGCTATAAAGAGCCAAAAACCCGTAGTACCTATTTACATAGATGGAACTGACAAGGTTCTGCCCAGAGGCAAAAAAATACCCTCAATAGGACACCCGATAAGCGTTTACATAGGAAAACCCAAAAGGTATGACTTTTTGGAAGATAACCTGAGAGGATACAGAGAAGCATCAAATATTATAATGGAGGAAATAAAGAGGCTCTCAAAACATGGACAAGAGGAAATAAAGGGTTATATTTAA
- a CDS encoding universal stress protein → MINKPAVYINMDEKEKGFLEYASYILKKLNLKPLIVFSRDFLSDPLGYIAQRQEKRIYDEVNEFVKEYFDGFEIYVSFEPADKTVDRILSGYDVDIAFVRYKRQLLGRSLSEKVIDNVRVWVYKDGCSPQINAVCVPLDFSDRSIKQLEFLKYLKTHFPIEFRLLHALNTERLKDKLTFDEYLRLVKDKKDEAIHLFKETFGELELDILFLEGDPYRSLSEHINSERYGLTLMSKRGKGMAKIVGSVSRYLLRSVKCPLIVL, encoded by the coding sequence ATGATAAATAAACCAGCTGTATATATAAACATGGACGAAAAAGAAAAGGGTTTTTTAGAGTACGCAAGCTATATTTTGAAAAAACTCAACTTAAAACCATTGATAGTGTTCTCAAGGGACTTTCTGTCCGACCCTTTGGGTTATATAGCGCAGAGGCAGGAAAAGAGGATTTACGATGAGGTGAACGAGTTCGTGAAGGAATACTTTGACGGGTTTGAGATTTACGTGAGCTTTGAACCCGCAGATAAGACTGTGGACAGGATACTTTCCGGGTACGATGTGGATATAGCTTTTGTAAGGTATAAAAGACAGCTTTTAGGCAGATCTCTATCGGAAAAAGTTATAGATAATGTAAGGGTATGGGTATACAAAGATGGATGCTCTCCTCAGATTAATGCAGTATGTGTTCCATTAGACTTTTCTGATAGGTCCATCAAACAGTTGGAATTTCTAAAATATCTGAAGACTCACTTTCCTATAGAATTTAGACTTTTACACGCTTTAAACACAGAAAGATTGAAAGACAAGCTAACCTTTGACGAGTATCTGAGATTGGTAAAAGACAAAAAGGATGAGGCTATTCACCTTTTTAAAGAAACCTTCGGGGAGCTGGAACTTGATATTCTCTTCCTTGAAGGAGATCCATATCGCTCTCTTTCTGAACATATAAACTCGGAAAGATACGGACTCACGCTTATGAGTAAAAGAGGTAAAGGAATGGCTAAAATCGTAGGTAGCGTATCACGCTATCTTTTAAGGAGTGTAAAATGCCCACTGATTGTCCTATAA